A single window of Vibrio stylophorae DNA harbors:
- a CDS encoding YbaY family lipoprotein, with protein MKLFRLLALGAVALVATACSTTPQSTIADQSATVEEQPMAEVRGTLTYLQRIALPDDAVITVTLEDIAFADAPAEVISQDSFMAEGNQVPFNFTLEYDPNLINARHPYNIRARIDVDGQLMFTTDTIYPVITNSEETQQAHLILRMVDRSK; from the coding sequence ATGAAACTTTTCCGTTTGTTGGCGCTTGGCGCAGTCGCCTTGGTTGCCACAGCTTGTAGTACAACCCCTCAATCAACGATAGCTGATCAATCAGCGACTGTAGAAGAGCAGCCAATGGCCGAAGTTCGCGGTACCTTGACCTACCTTCAGCGCATTGCCTTGCCAGATGATGCGGTGATCACTGTGACCTTGGAAGATATCGCCTTTGCAGATGCGCCTGCCGAAGTGATCAGCCAAGACAGTTTTATGGCAGAAGGCAACCAAGTGCCATTTAACTTTACTTTGGAATACGATCCAAACCTTATCAACGCGCGTCACCCTTATAATATTCGTGCCCGCATTGATGTTGATGGCCAGTTGATGTTTACCACCGACACCATCTATCCAGTGATCACCAACAGTGAAGAAACCCAGCAAGCGCACCTGATTTTGCGCATGGTGGACCGCTCAAAATAA
- the tesB gene encoding acyl-CoA thioesterase II: MGQPLNHLLNLLNLEKLELGLFRGQSEDLGLPQVYGGQVIGQALSAAKDTVDPALAVHSFHSYFLRPGNPKQPIVYDVEKLRDGRSFSTRRVKAIQNGVPIFYLTASYHGEESGLEHQSQMPDVPPPQDVPSEQELIKQLAPYLPTHVAEFFSKEKPIEVRPVYVVNPLKPEKTPPKQYMWIKANGSLPNDLLTHQCMLGYASDWNFLPTALHTQGLSLLSPNLKVATIDHSMWFHRPFRFDDWLLYAIDNPSSSNSRGFVRGEIYDVHGRLVASAVQEGLIRQVKTEKVKADQDSPK; the protein is encoded by the coding sequence ATGGGCCAGCCCCTCAATCACCTACTTAACCTATTGAATCTTGAAAAATTAGAATTGGGCCTGTTTCGCGGCCAAAGTGAAGATTTAGGCTTACCCCAAGTGTATGGTGGACAAGTCATCGGCCAAGCATTGTCCGCAGCGAAAGATACGGTGGATCCTGCGCTGGCAGTGCATTCATTTCATAGCTACTTTTTGCGCCCAGGCAACCCAAAGCAACCCATTGTTTATGATGTGGAAAAATTGCGTGATGGCCGCAGCTTTAGCACTCGCCGTGTAAAAGCGATTCAAAATGGCGTGCCAATTTTCTACCTAACCGCGTCTTACCATGGTGAAGAATCTGGGCTTGAGCATCAAAGCCAAATGCCAGATGTGCCACCACCGCAAGATGTCCCTTCAGAGCAAGAGCTAATTAAACAACTTGCCCCATATTTGCCAACCCATGTGGCTGAGTTTTTCAGCAAAGAAAAACCCATTGAAGTGCGACCTGTTTATGTGGTGAACCCACTCAAACCAGAAAAAACGCCGCCAAAGCAATATATGTGGATTAAGGCCAATGGCAGTTTGCCAAACGATTTGCTGACCCACCAATGCATGCTGGGATATGCCTCTGATTGGAACTTCCTGCCAACAGCGCTGCATACCCAAGGTCTTAGCCTGCTGTCACCCAATCTAAAAGTGGCTACCATTGACCACTCAATGTGGTTCCATCGTCCATTTCGTTTTGATGATTGGCTGCTCTATGCCATCGATAACCCATCGAGCAGCAACTCGCGCGGCTTTGTACGTGGTGAGATTTATGATGTGCATGGCCGCTTGGTGGCGTCTGCCGTGCAAGAAGGCCTGATTCGACAGGTAAAAACAGAGAAAGTCAAAGCCGATCAAGATAGCCCAAAATAA
- a CDS encoding Lrp/AsnC family transcriptional regulator: MEKVTLDEIDKKILMRLQKDAMLSLQAIADSVHLTSTPCWKRIKRLESLGVIRNRVAILDAELVGRPFIAFVQLKTQNHSERWYRKFMEAIDHFDAVMACYRMAGEYDYLLRVQVADMAAFDRFYKRLVNEIDGLTDVTSSFAMEVLKESTALEL; the protein is encoded by the coding sequence ATGGAAAAAGTTACCCTCGACGAAATTGATAAAAAGATCCTGATGCGTTTGCAAAAGGACGCCATGCTGTCTTTGCAAGCCATCGCCGATAGTGTGCATCTCACCTCCACGCCTTGCTGGAAGCGGATTAAACGCCTAGAAAGCTTGGGTGTGATTCGAAATCGTGTGGCGATTTTGGATGCTGAGTTGGTGGGGCGCCCCTTTATCGCTTTTGTGCAGCTGAAAACGCAAAACCACTCTGAGCGTTGGTATCGCAAATTTATGGAAGCCATTGACCATTTCGATGCTGTGATGGCCTGTTATCGAATGGCGGGTGAGTATGACTATTTGCTGCGCGTACAGGTAGCGGATATGGCAGCTTTTGACCGTTTCTATAAGCGCCTCGTCAATGAGATTGATGGCCTGACGGATGTGACCTCAAGCTTTGCCATGGAAGTGCTCAAAGAAAGCACAGCGCTTGAGCTTTAA
- the queC gene encoding 7-cyano-7-deazaguanine synthase QueC encodes MSASIAVVVFSGGQDSTTCLIDALARFDEVHCVTFDYGQRHALEIEVAKSAAKALGVKHHRIIDMGVLGELAISSLTRDNIEVSHALQANGLPNSFVPGRNIAFLTFAGIYAYQVGAEAVITGVCETDFSGYPDCRYEFVKALEKALVLGMDRPLRIETPLMWLNKAQTWALADKLGKLEFVRMQTLTCYNGVIGSGCGDCPACNLRQQGLEQYLANQTEVQRELETIQNKSSLSLL; translated from the coding sequence ATGTCAGCTTCAATTGCTGTGGTCGTTTTTAGCGGCGGCCAAGACTCCACCACCTGCTTAATTGACGCCCTTGCGCGATTTGATGAGGTTCACTGCGTGACCTTTGATTACGGTCAGCGTCATGCCCTTGAGATTGAAGTGGCAAAATCTGCGGCCAAAGCTTTGGGCGTGAAACACCATCGCATCATCGATATGGGCGTGCTTGGCGAGCTTGCCATTAGCTCCCTCACCCGAGATAACATTGAAGTCTCGCACGCACTGCAAGCCAATGGCTTACCCAACTCTTTTGTGCCGGGGCGCAATATCGCCTTTTTAACCTTTGCCGGTATTTATGCTTACCAAGTGGGCGCTGAGGCGGTGATCACTGGGGTATGTGAAACGGACTTTTCTGGCTATCCAGATTGTCGATATGAGTTTGTCAAAGCGCTGGAAAAAGCCTTGGTGCTCGGAATGGATCGCCCGCTTCGCATTGAAACGCCGCTGATGTGGCTGAATAAAGCGCAAACTTGGGCACTGGCAGACAAACTTGGCAAACTTGAATTTGTACGAATGCAAACCCTGACCTGTTACAACGGGGTGATTGGTTCAGGCTGCGGCGATTGTCCTGCATGCAACCTTCGCCAACAGGGTCTTGAGCAATACTTGGCTAATCAGACCGAAGTCCAGCGTGAGCTTGAAACCATTCAAAATAAGTCGTCCTTATCACTGCTTTAA
- a CDS encoding multidrug efflux RND transporter permease subunit, which translates to MWLSDTSVKRPVVALVLSLLLCIFGAVSFTKLAVREMPDVDSPVISIMTRYDGASASIMESQVSQVLEDQLSGISGIDTIVSTSRNGMSWVTITFDLEWDILEGLSDVRDAVARAQGRLPEEADEPIVSRDNGEGEPAIYIKLSSPVMDRTQLTDYAERELMDRFNLITGVSSVDLYGALYKVMYVKLDPVRMAGRGVTTSDIVNALRSENLESPGGEVRNDVTVMAVRTERLYNTAEDFSQLVVRHQNGLPIYLKDVADVYVGAMNEDATFKSDGVQTLSLAVINQSDANPVSVAQDVIAEVAAMQPFLPDQMTFEVDYDSSLYIDRSITEVYVTLAMTAVLVILVLYIFIGQVRATIIPAVTVPVSLISAFICAYAFGYSINLLTLMALILAIGLVVDDAIVVVENIFHHIEQGESPLLAAYKGTREVGFAVIATTLVLVMVFLPISFMDGMVGRFFTEFSVMLAVSVMFSSLIALTLTPVLASKLLKLNVKKGRFAAFMDRIFARVEAAYRRCLGVVMRGRWWAPVVMLGCIGLAGLLFKAIPSDLLPSQDRGVIFAFVKGAEGTSYNRMVQNMNEVEARLLPLVGNGVVKSISYDTPAFGGRAGDQTAFVIIQLEDWNDRDMHAKEALGMVAGALDGLSDIRVWPFMPGAGGGSGEPVGFVLSGSDYQELNKWAQVLKHEADSSGLMRGADIDYAETTPELLVRLNRQRAAELGISVREISETLEVMLGGRSETTFVDHGEEYDVYLRGNEDSFNHSSDLSQIYLRGANGSLVTLDTVASVEEVASAQKLTHYQKQKSITLKAHLSEGATLSEALDFLDRRAMELLPKDITIHYSGESKDFKENQSSAMMVFGLALLVAYLVLAAQFESFVNPLVVMFTVPLGILGGLIGLWIMGLSLDVFSQIGMIMLIGMVTKNGILIVEFANQLRDQGRPFEQAIIDASVRRLRPILMTAFTTLLGAVPLIISTGAGYESRMAVGTVVFFGMAVATLITLGIIPAMYRLMCQYSHSPGYVAAQLAKLESEDHPVRHNHG; encoded by the coding sequence ATGTGGTTGTCTGACACCTCAGTCAAGCGCCCGGTTGTGGCGCTGGTACTTAGTTTGCTGTTATGTATTTTTGGTGCGGTTTCCTTTACTAAGTTAGCCGTGCGTGAAATGCCGGATGTTGATAGTCCGGTGATCTCAATTATGACCCGCTACGATGGCGCCTCGGCTTCGATTATGGAAAGTCAGGTCAGCCAAGTGCTTGAAGATCAGCTCTCAGGCATTAGCGGTATCGATACCATTGTCTCCACCAGCCGTAATGGCATGTCTTGGGTCACCATTACCTTTGATTTGGAATGGGACATTCTGGAAGGTTTAAGCGATGTGCGTGACGCCGTAGCGCGCGCGCAAGGCCGCTTGCCCGAAGAAGCCGATGAGCCCATTGTCTCTCGTGATAATGGTGAAGGCGAGCCTGCCATCTACATCAAGCTCAGCTCACCTGTGATGGATCGCACTCAGCTCACTGATTACGCCGAGCGCGAGTTGATGGATCGCTTTAATCTGATTACTGGTGTGAGTTCCGTTGATCTTTATGGCGCGCTTTATAAGGTGATGTACGTCAAGCTTGATCCGGTGCGCATGGCGGGTCGCGGCGTGACGACCTCAGATATTGTCAATGCGCTGCGCTCGGAAAACTTGGAAAGCCCAGGTGGCGAGGTGCGTAACGATGTCACTGTGATGGCGGTGCGTACTGAGCGTCTTTACAACACGGCTGAAGATTTTTCTCAGTTGGTGGTGCGCCATCAAAATGGTTTACCGATCTATTTAAAAGATGTGGCCGACGTTTATGTCGGTGCGATGAATGAAGATGCCACCTTTAAAAGTGATGGCGTACAAACCCTCAGTTTGGCGGTGATTAATCAATCTGACGCCAACCCAGTGTCGGTGGCGCAAGATGTAATTGCTGAAGTGGCGGCGATGCAGCCCTTTTTGCCAGATCAAATGACCTTTGAAGTGGATTATGACTCCAGCCTCTATATTGACCGCTCCATTACCGAGGTATATGTGACGCTGGCAATGACGGCGGTACTGGTGATCTTGGTGCTCTATATCTTTATCGGTCAGGTGCGCGCCACCATTATTCCGGCGGTAACTGTTCCGGTCTCTTTGATCTCTGCCTTTATTTGCGCTTACGCCTTTGGCTATTCCATTAACCTACTCACCCTGATGGCGCTGATTTTGGCCATTGGCTTGGTGGTGGATGATGCCATTGTGGTGGTGGAAAACATTTTCCACCATATTGAGCAGGGCGAGTCGCCACTTCTTGCTGCCTACAAAGGTACTCGTGAGGTTGGTTTTGCGGTGATCGCCACCACCTTGGTGTTGGTCATGGTGTTTTTGCCCATCTCCTTTATGGACGGCATGGTCGGTCGCTTCTTTACTGAATTTTCGGTGATGCTGGCGGTTTCCGTGATGTTCTCCTCACTCATCGCGCTCACCCTAACGCCGGTGTTGGCTAGTAAACTACTCAAGCTGAATGTGAAAAAAGGGCGTTTTGCTGCTTTTATGGATCGCATTTTTGCGCGAGTTGAAGCGGCTTATCGTCGTTGCCTTGGCGTTGTCATGCGCGGTCGCTGGTGGGCTCCTGTGGTGATGTTGGGGTGTATTGGTTTGGCTGGATTGTTGTTTAAAGCCATTCCTTCTGACTTGCTTCCATCGCAGGATCGCGGCGTGATTTTTGCCTTTGTAAAAGGCGCAGAAGGCACCAGTTATAACCGCATGGTGCAAAATATGAATGAGGTGGAGGCGCGTCTATTGCCATTGGTAGGCAATGGTGTGGTGAAATCCATCTCCTATGATACGCCAGCCTTTGGCGGCCGTGCGGGGGATCAAACGGCCTTTGTGATTATTCAGCTCGAAGACTGGAACGATCGCGATATGCACGCCAAAGAAGCCCTTGGTATGGTGGCTGGCGCCTTGGATGGTTTGTCTGATATTCGTGTTTGGCCATTTATGCCTGGTGCCGGTGGTGGCTCTGGCGAACCTGTTGGATTTGTACTGAGCGGTAGCGACTATCAAGAGCTCAACAAATGGGCGCAGGTGCTCAAACATGAAGCGGATAGTTCTGGCTTAATGCGCGGCGCGGATATTGATTATGCCGAAACCACACCAGAGCTACTGGTGCGGCTTAACCGCCAGCGCGCAGCTGAGCTTGGTATTAGCGTGCGTGAAATTTCCGAAACCTTGGAAGTGATGCTCGGCGGTCGCAGTGAAACCACCTTTGTTGACCATGGTGAAGAGTACGATGTCTACTTGCGTGGTAATGAGGACAGCTTTAATCACAGTAGCGATCTCAGCCAAATCTACTTGCGCGGAGCCAACGGCAGTTTGGTGACTTTAGATACGGTGGCTTCGGTGGAAGAGGTGGCATCGGCGCAAAAGCTGACCCACTACCAAAAGCAAAAATCCATCACCTTAAAAGCGCACTTGTCTGAAGGGGCCACGCTGAGTGAAGCGCTTGATTTTCTTGATCGTCGCGCCATGGAATTGCTGCCAAAAGATATCACCATTCACTACAGTGGTGAGTCCAAGGATTTTAAAGAGAACCAAAGTTCAGCCATGATGGTCTTTGGTCTGGCACTGTTGGTGGCTTATTTGGTGCTTGCTGCGCAGTTTGAAAGCTTTGTGAACCCGCTGGTGGTGATGTTTACCGTACCTCTGGGGATTTTAGGTGGCTTGATTGGTTTGTGGATCATGGGCCTCTCTTTGGATGTCTTTAGCCAAATCGGCATGATTATGCTGATTGGTATGGTGACCAAAAACGGTATCTTGATCGTTGAGTTTGCCAACCAGCTGCGCGATCAGGGTCGTCCATTTGAGCAAGCGATTATTGACGCATCGGTGCGTCGTTTGCGTCCGATCTTAATGACAGCCTTTACCACGTTACTTGGCGCAGTGCCTTTGATTATTTCAACTGGCGCGGGTTATGAAAGTCGTATGGCGGTGGGGACTGTGGTGTTCTTTGGTATGGCGGTGGCAACCTTGATTACCTTGGGGATCATTCCCGCGATGTATCGTTTGATGTGCCAATATTCGCACTCGCCAGGTTATGTTGCGGCGCAGTTGGCCAAATTAGAATCAGAGGATCATCCAGTGCGCCATAACCATGGCTAG
- a CDS encoding efflux RND transporter periplasmic adaptor subunit: MCKRRFSKHLPVFVLFCAFFSVPSWAKPPRGNPGDYAVSVTTYQVQTQALNSEVNTIGKLTAQQQVTLAPEVSGRIDAVLVKPGDQVKMGQMLVRLESAKQQAAVAEALAYWRDEERKRTEFARLAKRGALTQTELDAQVAAVAVAKARLDAARAELAFRQIKAPFDGTVGLFDLSRGMTVNSGDPLMSLDDLQVMWLELPIPEQYLAKLKVGMAVEAHSQAWPQPFYGKLVAIDSRIDPQALTVRIRSEFENTKQALKPGMLMQAVLQMPAVEKPVVPIQSIEYQGTKRYVYRIVDGKAVRTEVVLGARSDNKVMIEQGLDAGATIVLQGLVNMRDGARVMIQEQTVSVQDQTASEERN; this comes from the coding sequence ATGTGTAAACGCCGTTTTTCTAAACACCTTCCTGTTTTTGTTCTATTTTGTGCTTTTTTCTCTGTGCCAAGTTGGGCCAAACCACCACGAGGTAATCCTGGCGATTACGCTGTTTCGGTCACCACCTATCAAGTGCAAACCCAAGCCCTAAATTCCGAGGTCAATACCATAGGTAAACTGACGGCTCAGCAGCAGGTGACACTGGCACCTGAAGTGAGTGGTCGCATTGATGCGGTACTGGTTAAGCCGGGTGATCAGGTCAAAATGGGACAAATGCTGGTGCGCTTAGAATCAGCAAAGCAGCAAGCCGCAGTAGCAGAAGCGCTAGCCTATTGGCGTGATGAAGAACGAAAGCGTACTGAATTTGCCCGCCTTGCCAAGCGCGGCGCATTAACGCAAACCGAACTCGATGCGCAGGTTGCCGCCGTTGCTGTGGCCAAAGCCCGTTTAGATGCAGCACGCGCGGAGCTGGCTTTTCGTCAGATTAAAGCACCCTTTGATGGCACTGTGGGGCTATTTGACCTAAGCCGAGGTATGACAGTGAACAGTGGCGATCCACTGATGAGCTTGGACGATCTTCAGGTGATGTGGCTTGAATTGCCGATTCCAGAGCAGTATTTGGCCAAACTTAAGGTCGGTATGGCCGTGGAAGCGCACAGTCAAGCTTGGCCGCAGCCCTTTTATGGCAAGTTAGTGGCCATTGATAGCCGCATTGATCCGCAAGCCTTAACCGTGCGTATTCGCAGTGAATTTGAAAATACCAAGCAGGCCTTAAAACCGGGCATGTTGATGCAAGCCGTGTTGCAAATGCCAGCCGTTGAAAAACCAGTGGTTCCGATTCAATCCATCGAGTACCAAGGCACCAAGCGTTATGTCTATCGTATTGTCGATGGCAAAGCGGTGCGCACTGAAGTGGTGTTAGGCGCACGCTCAGATAATAAAGTGATGATTGAGCAAGGGCTTGATGCAGGTGCAACCATCGTGCTGCAAGGCTTGGTGAATATGCGCGACGGTGCGCGTGTGATGATTCAAGAGCAAACTGTTTCTGTTCAAGATCAAACAGCTTCTGAGGAGCGCAACTAA
- a CDS encoding response regulator, whose product MVLHSKHHIRMPRHIAQLRALVIEDNRTSAVAMRTLLEKIGFQSIDLAATPNEATELCLRQQYQLVLVDYHLDGKITGSELLMLLKQQNRLGSNCATIMASGDSTPAVILSSMDATPDSFIRKPVSLRALQNKVAYALYQSEMRAPVLAALSQGEDALALTRCKSQLSHYGAEPTLYHLMLNLLMKRNAWTQVRHYAEIFSVSKSSPFIEVMLARCDFADDQIDKGCERLERLIQLSPMTADGYDLLAHYYFLQGRYDDAIDIADQVLQLTPHASHRALNLAKYAAARPSSSWFFDAATRFIHRVPVYNHRWVIELAQLCENGIELIERQGFIRSDNEFIRPINTLFNKLSHRLSHSDQKIARTLKAITLSRIALIYQQPAQAQRILMQGLSPYFHQLGQIHDVLLSQSLVPLLKLGEIRFALKIYQHIQGKEHKLTLLQDSLNKLRDNAILLNEAKRLSEQLSAIQKQGHSELAIAHYNHLLRQYPYCTEAHLGRLLCYHQLAWHHHDDVKASFRVIRDLPLCEPLASQKQQVWRAYAMAPEPATPSSENIDNIAEEVENQLLEQPSDLESPYSS is encoded by the coding sequence ATGGTTTTGCATTCAAAACATCACATTCGAATGCCAAGACATATCGCTCAGCTTCGTGCCTTAGTGATTGAAGACAATCGCACCAGCGCGGTGGCGATGCGCACGCTATTAGAAAAAATCGGCTTTCAATCTATTGATCTCGCGGCAACGCCCAATGAAGCCACCGAGTTGTGCCTACGTCAGCAATATCAACTGGTGCTGGTTGATTATCATCTGGATGGAAAAATCACCGGTAGCGAACTGCTGATGTTACTGAAGCAGCAAAATCGACTCGGCAGCAATTGCGCCACCATCATGGCTTCAGGCGATAGCACGCCCGCGGTGATCCTCTCTAGCATGGATGCCACGCCCGATAGTTTTATTCGCAAGCCGGTCTCTTTACGTGCACTGCAAAATAAAGTGGCCTATGCCCTTTATCAAAGTGAGATGCGCGCACCAGTGCTTGCCGCGCTCAGTCAAGGTGAGGATGCGCTTGCACTGACGCGCTGTAAATCACAGCTCAGTCACTATGGCGCCGAACCAACGCTATATCACTTAATGCTCAATCTTCTTATGAAGCGCAATGCTTGGACGCAGGTTCGCCATTACGCTGAAATTTTTTCAGTCTCTAAATCCTCACCCTTTATCGAGGTGATGCTGGCGCGTTGTGACTTTGCCGACGATCAAATCGATAAGGGCTGTGAGCGACTGGAACGATTGATTCAACTAAGCCCCATGACTGCCGATGGTTACGATCTCTTAGCCCATTATTATTTTTTACAGGGGCGCTATGACGATGCCATCGATATTGCCGATCAGGTCTTACAACTCACCCCGCACGCCAGCCATCGCGCACTCAATCTTGCTAAATATGCCGCAGCGCGACCCAGTAGCTCTTGGTTCTTTGATGCCGCCACGCGCTTTATTCATCGTGTGCCTGTGTACAATCATCGTTGGGTCATTGAGCTGGCGCAGTTGTGTGAAAACGGGATTGAGCTCATTGAGCGCCAAGGATTTATTCGTAGCGACAATGAATTTATTCGCCCGATCAACACACTCTTTAATAAACTCAGCCATCGTTTAAGTCACAGCGACCAAAAAATCGCACGCACGCTCAAAGCCATCACCCTAAGTCGCATCGCACTAATTTATCAGCAGCCCGCGCAAGCGCAGCGCATACTCATGCAAGGGCTGAGTCCCTATTTTCATCAGCTCGGACAAATTCATGATGTGTTGCTCAGCCAAAGTCTTGTCCCCTTGTTGAAATTGGGTGAAATCCGTTTCGCCTTAAAGATTTACCAGCACATCCAAGGCAAAGAGCACAAACTGACCTTGCTGCAAGATAGCCTTAATAAGTTACGAGACAACGCCATTTTACTCAATGAGGCCAAACGCCTCTCAGAGCAGCTCAGTGCCATTCAAAAGCAAGGACATAGTGAATTAGCGATTGCCCATTACAATCACCTTTTACGCCAGTATCCCTACTGCACCGAGGCGCACCTTGGCCGCCTACTTTGTTACCATCAACTGGCATGGCATCACCATGATGATGTTAAGGCAAGTTTTCGAGTGATTCGTGATTTGCCCCTCTGTGAGCCCTTGGCCAGTCAAAAACAGCAGGTATGGCGAGCCTATGCCATGGCACCAGAGCCAGCTACGCCCTCTTCTGAGAATATCGATAACATTGCCGAGGAAGTGGAAAACCAGCTACTGGAACAGCCCAGCGACCTAGAAAGCCCCTACTCTTCCTAG
- the xthA gene encoding exodeoxyribonuclease III — protein sequence MKIISFNINGLRARLHQLQALIDAHQPDIIGLQEIKVHDDAFPLADVEAMGYQVYFHGQKAHYGVAMLCKQTPESIQKGFPTDEEDAQRRMIIGQFKQANGRLLTVLNGYFPQGESIHHETKFPAKEKFYADLMNYLNTHRSADEDVVVMGDVNISPTDDDIGIGDANAKRWLKTGKCSFQPIEREWFATLKNWGFTDTFKSQHPTTTDQFSWFDYRSKGFDDNRGLRIDVILATESLMPRLQETGIDYQLRGIEKPSDHAPIWASFE from the coding sequence ATGAAGATCATATCTTTTAATATCAATGGACTCCGTGCTCGCCTACATCAATTACAGGCGCTAATTGATGCTCACCAACCCGATATTATTGGTTTGCAAGAGATTAAAGTGCACGATGATGCCTTCCCACTGGCCGATGTTGAAGCCATGGGCTATCAAGTTTATTTCCACGGTCAAAAAGCGCACTACGGTGTGGCCATGCTGTGTAAGCAAACCCCAGAGTCTATTCAAAAAGGCTTTCCAACGGATGAGGAAGATGCCCAGCGTCGCATGATCATTGGCCAATTTAAGCAAGCCAATGGCCGCCTGCTAACCGTACTGAATGGCTACTTTCCACAGGGCGAAAGCATTCACCATGAAACCAAATTCCCGGCCAAAGAGAAGTTCTACGCTGATTTGATGAACTACCTTAACACCCATCGCAGTGCCGATGAAGACGTGGTGGTGATGGGCGATGTGAATATCAGCCCAACTGATGATGATATTGGTATTGGTGATGCCAACGCCAAGCGCTGGCTTAAAACCGGCAAATGCTCTTTCCAGCCGATTGAGCGCGAGTGGTTTGCGACCCTGAAGAATTGGGGCTTTACCGATACCTTCAAGAGCCAACATCCAACCACGACGGATCAATTCTCGTGGTTTGATTACCGCTCTAAAGGCTTTGATGACAACCGTGGTCTGCGCATTGACGTGATTTTGGCCACTGAATCATTGATGCCTCGCCTGCAAGAGACCGGCATTGATTATCAGCTGCGCGGCATTGAAAAACCATCGGACCACGCCCCAATTTGGGCCAGTTTTGAATAA
- the grxB gene encoding glutaredoxin 2 has protein sequence MKLFAFDHCPFCLRALMMPAYKGLKVDVVYLDNDDVQARIDKVGANMVPILQKEDDSYMAESLDVVAYLDSQNTSNALLAATQQPQIEAWLNETRMSISRLLFPRWLRAGQPELATDSAKAYFEAKKTPFIEMSFAQADAQTQTWIAELTPQLEMLAQWLVLPSARQNQLSYDDILLFPHLRNLTVVRELQWPEHVKRYLDEVQKITQVPLLHAQSS, from the coding sequence ATGAAACTGTTTGCTTTTGACCACTGTCCATTTTGCCTTCGCGCGCTCATGATGCCTGCGTATAAAGGGCTGAAAGTGGATGTGGTCTACCTTGATAACGATGATGTACAAGCACGCATCGACAAAGTAGGCGCCAATATGGTGCCGATTTTGCAAAAAGAAGATGACAGCTATATGGCTGAAAGCCTTGATGTGGTCGCTTATCTTGATAGTCAAAACACAAGTAATGCGCTGCTTGCAGCAACGCAGCAGCCACAGATTGAAGCTTGGCTCAATGAAACACGGATGAGCATTAGTCGTTTGCTGTTCCCGCGCTGGTTACGCGCAGGTCAACCTGAACTAGCGACTGACAGTGCCAAAGCCTATTTCGAAGCAAAAAAAACACCATTTATCGAAATGAGCTTTGCGCAAGCGGATGCCCAAACACAAACTTGGATTGCTGAACTCACACCACAACTGGAGATGCTCGCCCAGTGGTTGGTACTCCCATCAGCACGCCAAAATCAGCTCAGCTATGATGATATTTTGCTCTTCCCACATCTTCGCAACCTCACCGTCGTTCGCGAACTCCAGTGGCCAGAGCATGTGAAACGTTATTTGGATGAAGTACAGAAAATCACCCAAGTGCCACTACTTCACGCCCAATCGAGTTAA